The following proteins are encoded in a genomic region of Sulfurovum indicum:
- the kdsB gene encoding 3-deoxy-manno-octulosonate cytidylyltransferase, with translation MIIIPARIGSSRFPNKVLADIGGVPMVVRTAMTVQDIDSVIIATDSQEVIEIAAEHDIQAVMTSSSHQSGTDRIYEAAVKLSLKEDEIIINVQGDEPFIESEVVQAIYDLTEKNKEKEQIMMNSCYKFISNPEADDPNIVKVVTDSKDIALYFSRAKVPYPRDHHFDRYKGHLGIYGFTVRSLQKFCALSPAPLEEIEKLEQLRALYHGYEVAMTEVRTESFGIDTPEDLEKAIRHHRL, from the coding sequence ATGATCATTATCCCCGCACGTATCGGTTCAAGCCGCTTTCCAAATAAAGTACTCGCAGATATAGGCGGCGTACCGATGGTTGTAAGAACAGCTATGACTGTACAGGATATTGACAGTGTCATCATTGCCACAGACTCCCAAGAGGTCATCGAGATTGCAGCAGAACATGATATTCAGGCTGTAATGACCTCCTCTTCCCATCAAAGCGGTACAGATCGTATCTATGAAGCAGCAGTCAAACTTTCTCTTAAAGAAGATGAGATCATCATCAACGTTCAGGGAGATGAACCCTTTATAGAGTCGGAGGTTGTACAGGCTATCTATGATCTGACCGAAAAGAACAAAGAGAAGGAACAGATCATGATGAACTCCTGTTACAAGTTCATCAGCAATCCCGAAGCAGACGATCCAAATATCGTCAAGGTCGTTACAGACAGTAAGGATATCGCACTCTACTTTTCACGTGCAAAGGTACCCTATCCAAGAGATCACCACTTTGACAGATACAAAGGACATTTGGGAATTTACGGATTTACAGTCAGGTCACTGCAAAAATTCTGTGCACTCTCTCCTGCACCACTGGAAGAGATTGAAAAACTGGAGCAGTTACGTGCGCTCTACCATGGCTATGAGGTTGCTATGACAGAGGTCCGTACGGAGAGTTTTGGCATAGATACACCAGAGGATCTGGAGAAGGCGATCAGGCACCACAGACTCTGA
- a CDS encoding type II secretion system F family protein — translation MKYFNVTVMERGKRRQELLKADSKMAAIKQAKYKFPTNVVVVKAEETSAPLGETFSALFAGLKKLFRTKVPINDKISTIRQIAVMTDAGIAINDTLEDVADNTHNERLKEIYTKINNDINAGHSMSDAMEPYTNEFGHVALAMTKLGERTGNISESYHKLADILENIRDNTAKFKKAIRTPLITLVAMAIAFTILIMVVVPKFKDIFDKFKTELPLPTQILLKLEWAFSNYGGYILIAIIASLVMLKFLYQNNEEFKYQIDKILIHPRFYLINKAIFLSTMHKYNLVFGELVKSGVPVSEALETAVGMVDNLAIKEQLLTVNANIGRGMNLADAFAITGLYENMLLQMIKAGEAGGQLDAMLEKVTQYYDMQFQDLIDNLAAYIEPIMLFFIAGLVLLMALGIFMPMWDLGKAVKG, via the coding sequence ATGAAATATTTTAATGTAACAGTCATGGAGCGTGGAAAGAGACGTCAGGAGCTTTTGAAAGCAGACTCAAAGATGGCTGCAATAAAACAGGCAAAATATAAATTTCCGACAAATGTTGTGGTTGTAAAAGCAGAAGAGACCTCTGCCCCTCTGGGAGAGACTTTTTCAGCCCTCTTTGCAGGTTTGAAAAAGCTCTTTAGAACAAAGGTACCTATCAATGACAAGATCTCTACGATCCGACAGATCGCTGTTATGACGGATGCAGGTATTGCTATCAATGATACTCTGGAGGATGTGGCTGACAATACGCATAATGAAAGGCTTAAAGAGATCTACACGAAGATCAATAACGATATCAATGCCGGACACAGTATGTCAGATGCAATGGAGCCTTATACGAATGAGTTCGGGCATGTGGCATTGGCCATGACAAAACTGGGTGAGCGTACCGGTAATATTTCCGAATCATACCATAAGCTTGCCGACATACTTGAAAATATTCGTGACAATACAGCAAAGTTCAAAAAAGCGATCAGGACCCCACTGATCACTTTGGTGGCAATGGCTATAGCTTTTACGATACTTATTATGGTAGTCGTACCGAAATTCAAAGATATTTTTGACAAATTCAAAACAGAACTGCCTCTGCCGACACAGATACTTTTGAAACTGGAGTGGGCATTCAGCAACTATGGTGGATATATTCTTATAGCGATCATAGCATCCCTTGTCATGTTGAAGTTTTTATATCAAAATAATGAGGAGTTCAAATACCAGATAGATAAAATTCTGATACATCCCAGGTTCTATCTGATCAATAAAGCGATCTTTCTTTCGACGATGCATAAATACAATCTTGTCTTCGGAGAGCTGGTTAAATCGGGTGTTCCTGTTTCCGAAGCTTTGGAAACAGCAGTCGGTATGGTCGATAACCTGGCGATCAAAGAGCAGCTTTTGACGGTCAATGCCAATATCGGACGGGGTATGAACCTTGCAGATGCATTTGCCATCACCGGTTTATATGAGAATATGCTTCTGCAGATGATCAAAGCGGGTGAAGCAGGAGGTCAGCTGGATGCCATGCTGGAAAAAGTTACCCAATATTATGATATGCAGTTCCAGGATCTGATAGACAACCTGGCTGCCTATATTGAGCCGATCATGCTGTTTTTTATTGCAGGTTTGGTACTTTTGATGGCACTGGGTATCTTTATGCCGATGTGGGATCTCGGGAAAGCTGTTAAAGGATAG
- the hemH gene encoding ferrochelatase, protein MNKALLLLNMGGPNNIGEVELFLRNMFADRNILPMNPYMRKFIANIIISKRLEDVKENYRLLGGKSPLPDLTAQLVTKLRERLSLPVYAAMRYVPPFADEALYRCQREGVEELILFPMYPQYSTTTTLSSVEDIEQRCAAMGYAPKITVIDPYYDDYDYIEICCEKIMEAMKGRETREYDLLLSAHGLPMSIIKAGDPYQNQIEGNVSAIKTYLASKEIVFHDIKLVYQSKVGSSAWLEPNLADVLRNPTHRKVLIYPLAFTIDNSETVFELDIEHREIAEKLKYEDFVVAKCMNDDEKFVQLIVDRVDACTV, encoded by the coding sequence ATGAACAAGGCACTGCTGCTACTTAATATGGGCGGACCCAACAATATCGGAGAGGTAGAGCTTTTTCTTCGTAATATGTTTGCTGACAGGAATATCCTGCCTATGAACCCGTATATGCGAAAGTTTATTGCCAATATTATTATCTCCAAGCGTCTGGAGGATGTAAAAGAGAACTATCGTCTTTTGGGAGGAAAGTCTCCGCTTCCGGATTTGACGGCACAACTCGTTACAAAGCTTAGAGAGAGACTCTCTCTGCCTGTCTACGCAGCAATGCGTTACGTACCGCCTTTTGCAGATGAAGCACTCTACCGGTGTCAAAGAGAAGGGGTAGAAGAGCTGATACTTTTTCCTATGTATCCGCAATACTCTACAACAACAACACTCTCATCCGTAGAAGATATAGAACAGCGTTGTGCTGCAATGGGATATGCACCGAAGATCACAGTGATAGATCCCTACTATGATGATTATGATTACATCGAAATATGTTGTGAAAAGATCATGGAGGCAATGAAAGGCAGAGAGACAAGAGAGTATGATCTGCTTCTTTCTGCCCATGGCCTGCCTATGAGTATCATTAAAGCCGGTGATCCCTATCAGAACCAGATAGAGGGAAATGTTTCTGCGATCAAGACCTATCTTGCTTCCAAAGAGATTGTATTTCATGATATTAAACTGGTCTATCAGTCCAAAGTAGGATCTTCTGCCTGGCTGGAGCCGAATCTGGCAGATGTACTGCGAAACCCGACACATCGGAAAGTACTTATCTATCCATTGGCGTTTACCATTGACAATTCAGAAACGGTGTTTGAACTTGATATAGAACATAGAGAGATTGCAGAGAAGTTGAAGTATGAGGATTTTGTGGTTGCCAAATGTATGAATGATGATGAAAAATTTGTTCAGCTGATCGTGGACAGAGTTGATGCCTGCACAGTATAG
- a CDS encoding GspE/PulE family protein has product MVKLIEMMLDEGLITKEAISTLVKSRPPKKISFANLIAEKMIDLSVVENFLVKKIRQGVITLSHLEKIEGIDIVPILKEVAKELHVEYIDLDEHEIDMRLFSEIPYKQLIRYNVIPIEETDLNILIAFEDPLDMGAHDAIQRLFPKKPIKMAIAKPSQIRQHLQRLEINESVKGLIQDIRQDLSQEGNIDEDNENSSAVLKLIDIILKSAIYIGASDIHIEATEKSCVVRERVDGMLRQSFTFDKDIFNPLSSRMKLLSNLDIAEKRKPQDGRFSASIANRDFDFRVSTLPTIYGESIVLRILDKTKAMIRLEDAGMSKFCYDRFSQAIKVPYGIVLVTGPTGSGKTTTLYGALNAIKDVKDKIITVEDPVEYQMSGLQQVQVRPHVGLGFADALRSILRQDPDKIMIGEIRDKETLRIAIQAALTGHLVLSTLHTNDAISAVTRILDMGIEEYLVSGALVAIQAQRLVRKICTHCKRETVLPEKLLQDVRQYLPENPVFFKGEGCKECGHSGYKGREMISEVLTISETFSRMIARNASKEEMTKQAVEEGFISMFEDGVHKALAGKTTIEEIYRVARL; this is encoded by the coding sequence ATGGTAAAACTGATCGAGATGATGTTGGATGAAGGTCTTATTACAAAAGAGGCTATTTCGACACTGGTAAAAAGCAGACCTCCTAAAAAAATCTCTTTTGCAAATCTTATTGCAGAGAAGATGATCGATCTGAGTGTAGTTGAGAATTTTCTTGTCAAGAAAATAAGACAAGGAGTGATCACACTCTCCCATCTCGAGAAGATAGAAGGTATTGATATTGTTCCGATCTTGAAAGAAGTTGCCAAAGAGCTGCATGTCGAGTATATTGACCTGGATGAACATGAGATCGATATGAGACTCTTCTCCGAAATCCCCTACAAGCAGCTGATCAGATATAATGTAATACCTATCGAAGAGACAGATCTCAATATTTTGATTGCATTTGAAGACCCTCTGGATATGGGAGCACATGATGCGATACAGCGTCTCTTTCCCAAAAAACCGATTAAAATGGCTATTGCAAAACCGAGTCAGATCCGTCAGCATCTGCAGCGTCTTGAGATAAATGAGAGTGTTAAAGGGCTTATTCAGGATATCAGACAGGATCTGAGTCAGGAAGGCAATATTGATGAAGATAATGAAAATTCATCTGCTGTATTGAAGCTGATCGATATCATATTGAAGTCAGCGATCTATATAGGTGCAAGTGATATCCATATTGAAGCAACTGAGAAAAGCTGTGTCGTACGTGAACGTGTGGATGGCATGTTAAGACAGAGTTTTACTTTCGATAAGGATATTTTCAATCCACTCTCTTCAAGAATGAAACTGCTTTCAAATCTGGATATCGCTGAAAAACGAAAACCGCAGGATGGAAGATTTTCCGCCTCTATAGCCAACAGGGATTTTGACTTCAGGGTATCTACGCTTCCAACGATCTATGGAGAGTCGATCGTACTGAGAATTCTTGACAAAACAAAAGCAATGATCAGACTGGAAGATGCAGGAATGAGCAAATTCTGTTATGATCGTTTTTCACAGGCGATCAAAGTACCATACGGGATCGTTCTTGTCACCGGGCCTACAGGTTCAGGTAAAACAACGACACTTTACGGAGCCCTCAATGCGATCAAGGATGTAAAAGACAAGATCATTACGGTTGAAGATCCTGTAGAGTATCAGATGAGCGGACTGCAGCAGGTACAGGTGCGGCCGCATGTCGGTTTGGGATTTGCAGATGCTCTGAGATCGATTTTGAGACAGGATCCGGATAAGATCATGATCGGTGAGATCAGAGACAAGGAGACACTGCGTATTGCTATCCAGGCAGCATTGACAGGGCACCTGGTTCTTTCAACCCTTCACACAAACGATGCGATCTCTGCAGTAACGAGGATCCTTGATATGGGGATCGAAGAGTACCTTGTCAGCGGGGCATTGGTGGCTATCCAGGCACAAAGACTTGTCCGAAAGATATGTACACATTGTAAAAGAGAGACGGTATTGCCGGAAAAACTTTTACAGGATGTCAGACAGTATCTTCCGGAGAACCCTGTTTTCTTTAAAGGAGAGGGGTGTAAAGAGTGTGGCCACAGTGGTTACAAAGGACGGGAGATGATTTCGGAAGTTTTGACTATCAGTGAGACATTCTCTCGAATGATCGCGCGTAATGCTTCAAAAGAAGAGATGACGAAGCAGGCAGTAGAAGAGGGGTTTATCAGTATGTTTGAAGATGGTGTCCATAAGGCATTGGCAGGCAAAACAACGATTGAAGAAATTTACAGAGTAGCGAGACTATAG